TCACGAACGTCGGGTGGTAGGTCGGGCGCTCGATCAGCCGTACCTCGGGGGCCTGCCGGGCGATGCGGGTGATCATCGCCGACAGTTCGGCACGAGCCAGCGGTGCGCCGATACAGAAGTGCACGCCCGCGCCGAAGCCGATGTGGGTGCTCTCCCCACGCGCGGCATCGAAGGTGTCGGCGCCGGGGAACCGCTCCGGGTCTCGGTTGGCCGAACCGAACAGCATCGCGATCCGCTCCCCCACCTCGAAGGTGCGACCGGCGATCTCGACCGGTTCGAGCACCCAACGCTCAAACATCTGCAAAGGCGGGTCGAAACGCAGCATCTCCTCGACGACCACGGTCGGCTCCACCTCACCACCGGTCACCCGACGCCACTCGTCCGGCCGCTGCAGCAATGCGTTGAGGCCGTTGCCGAGGGTGTTGACCGTGGCCTCGTGGCCGGCGTTCAGCAGCACGATCACGGTACAGACGATCTCGTCGACACTGAGCCGGTCGCCGTCGTCGGCCACCTGCACCAGCTCCGACACCAGGTCGGTGCCGGGGTGTGCCCGCCGGTCGTCGATGAGCTCGCGGACGAAATCGACGAACTCCCCCGCCGCCTGCTCCGCGTCGGCCCGCTGCTGATCGGTGGGTGCGATCTCGTACATCTTGACGATCGCGTGCGACCAGCGCAGCAGGTCGGGGCCATGCTGTTGGGGCACGCCCAGCAACTCGCAGATGACCGAGATCGAGAACGGTTGCGCGAGCTCGGCGACGACATCGGTCGACGGCCGCTGGAGCACCGCACCGAGGGCCGCGTCGGCCAACTCGCCGATGCGGGGCTCGAAGTCGCGCACCGCCTTGGCCGTGAACACCTTCGTCACCAACCGGCGGATCCGGGTGTGGTCCGGCGGCTCGAGGTTGAGCAGCGACCACCGCTCCGACTCGACGAACCGCGGGAACTCCTGCTCCAGGTCAGCCAACCCCGGACGTCCGAATTCAGCTGGGGTGTAACGGTGTTCGAAGCTTCTCCCGAGCGATCGGTTGCGCAGGGCCGCGTGCACGTCGGCGAACCGCGGCAGCA
This genomic stretch from Calidifontibacter indicus harbors:
- a CDS encoding cytochrome P450; this encodes MTDAADLGFAPSDPAFIADPYPVLAGLRDAGRAIPYAERGVVLLPRFADVHAALRNRSLGRSFEHRYTPAEFGRPGLADLEQEFPRFVESERWSLLNLEPPDHTRIRRLVTKVFTAKAVRDFEPRIGELADAALGAVLQRPSTDVVAELAQPFSISVICELLGVPQQHGPDLLRWSHAIVKMYEIAPTDQQRADAEQAAGEFVDFVRELIDDRRAHPGTDLVSELVQVADDGDRLSVDEIVCTVIVLLNAGHEATVNTLGNGLNALLQRPDEWRRVTGGEVEPTVVVEEMLRFDPPLQMFERWVLEPVEIAGRTFEVGERIAMLFGSANRDPERFPGADTFDAARGESTHIGFGAGVHFCIGAPLARAELSAMITRIARQAPEVRLIERPTYHPTFVIRGFERVDVDFGRAPASRT